From Elaeis guineensis isolate ETL-2024a chromosome 16, EG11, whole genome shotgun sequence, a single genomic window includes:
- the LOC140854370 gene encoding uncharacterized protein, with protein MCGKRRLHVLIDTRSTYNFLNEQLAKKLQCPISKVNGIWVEVANGQELKCDAICVGFKWKMQQQNFQADVYLLPLQSYDLILGIQWLKILDDISWNFTALTMTFQLDGQVHSLYGEFFSSQGEKQLNALIVEQLEWFRLPFHEANTDLLQLNAVQTQQEDWKELQELLQLYADIFQEPKGLPPQRSHDHRVPLLPGSSPVNTRLCRAYLRKFVLVFFDDILVYGKKRDEHLHHLQQVLQVMRDNNLFAKQSKCHFGTESMKYLGHIIASDGVHTDPKKIQVVRDWLMPQNVKQLRSFLDLTGYYRRFVAGIGKIARPLTELLKKGNFQRNLEA; from the exons ATGTGTGGGAAAAGAAGACTACATGTTTTAATAGACACAAGGAGTACCTATAATTTCTTGAATGAGCAGTTAGCCAAGAAACTTCAGTGTCCAATTTCGAAGGTGAATGGAATATGGGTGGAAGTGGCCAATGGTCAGGAACTTAAATGTGATGCAATATGTGTGGGATTTAAGTGGAAAATGCAACAACAGAATTTCCAAGCAGATGTGTATTTACTGCCTTTGCAAAGCTATGACCTGATTTTGGGTATCCAATGGCTTAAGATTTTGGATGATATAAGCTGGAATTTCACTGCACTTACAATGACTTTCCAATTGGATGGCCAAGTTCATTCTTTATATGGAGAGTTTTTTTCTTCTCAAGGGGAAAAGCAGCTTAATGCTCTTATTGTTGAGCAATTGGAATGGTTCCGGTTGCCATTTCATGAAGCTAATACAGACTTATTGCAACTGAATGCTGTACAAACACAACAGGAAGATTGGAAGGAATTGCAGGAACTGTTACAGCTGTATGCAGATATTTTTCAAGAGCCAAAGGGACTACCTCCTCAAAGGTCTCATGACCATAGAGTTCCTCTATTACCTGGGTCCTCTCCAGTCAATACAAGACTATGCAG GGCATATTTGAGAAAATTTGTTTTGGTATTTTTCGATGATATACTGGTGTATGGTAAGAAGAGAGATGAACACTTGCATCATTTGCAACAAGTTTTACAAGTAATGAGGGACAACAATTTGTTTGCTAAGCAAAGTAAGTGTCATTTTGGGACTGAGAGCATGAAGTATTTGGGCCATATCATTGCATCAGATGGAGTGCATACTGATCCTAAAAAGATCCAGGTTGTTAGAGATTGGCTTATGCCTCAAAATGTCAAGCAACTCAGGAGTTTTTTGGATCTCACTGGGTATTACAGAAGGTTTGTGGCTGGAATTGGCAAGATAGCTAGACCTCTCACTGAGTTACTTAAGAAGGGCAATTTTCAGCGGAATTTAGAGGCTTAA